A genomic segment from Amycolatopsis camponoti encodes:
- a CDS encoding DUF1345 domain-containing protein: MPADRVAASTRHPRHQRRGEARLPAAVATLVAIALYLALPEQLLVAPRFVVPALEILLLVPLIAINPRRVTRQTRLSRVLSLTLVAVIGVTNLGALALLIHDLVAGAADSGQALLLGALQVWLTNVIAFGLAYWELDRGGPVKRTQSGRADLPLADFRFSQDENADTVEEVAEGSSVKSDWVPALLDYLYVSVTNSTAFSPTDTMPLSSRAKVLMAVQSVAALLTSLLVIARAVSVLK, translated from the coding sequence ATGCCCGCCGATCGCGTCGCGGCCAGTACCCGCCATCCCCGCCACCAGCGCCGCGGTGAGGCCCGCTTGCCCGCCGCCGTCGCGACGCTCGTGGCCATCGCGCTCTACCTGGCGCTGCCGGAACAACTGCTGGTCGCTCCCCGGTTCGTGGTACCCGCGCTGGAGATCCTGCTGCTGGTGCCGCTGATCGCGATCAACCCGCGGCGCGTCACCCGGCAGACCCGGCTTTCCCGTGTCCTGTCCCTGACGCTGGTCGCGGTCATCGGCGTCACCAACCTGGGCGCGCTGGCGCTGCTGATCCACGACCTGGTCGCCGGCGCGGCCGACAGCGGCCAGGCCCTGCTGCTGGGTGCGCTGCAGGTGTGGCTGACCAACGTGATCGCGTTCGGGCTGGCCTACTGGGAGCTGGACCGCGGCGGCCCGGTGAAGCGCACCCAGTCCGGCCGCGCCGACCTGCCGCTGGCCGATTTCCGGTTCTCCCAGGACGAGAACGCCGACACCGTCGAGGAGGTCGCCGAGGGTTCCAGCGTCAAGTCCGACTGGGTGCCGGCCCTGCTGGACTACCTGTACGTGTCGGTGACCAACTCGACGGCGTTCAGCCCGACCGACACGATGCCGCTGTCGTCGCGGGCGAAGGTGCTGATGGCGGTGCAGAGCGTCGCGGCGCTGCTGACGTCCTTGCTGGTCATCGCCCGCGCGGTCAGCGTGCTGAAGTAA
- a CDS encoding DUF742 domain-containing protein — protein sequence MEPALGLDPDTADLVRPYFRTHGRTRPTRTLPVETLIAATERGRTPEHGCSREEAAICLLCRSSQSVAEIAAYRRIPLGVARVLVSDLADRGLVTVQDMRLAPGDRPSISFMERVLRGLHAMT from the coding sequence GTGGAGCCGGCGTTAGGGCTCGACCCGGACACGGCAGATCTTGTCCGGCCGTACTTCCGCACCCATGGACGTACGCGGCCCACGCGCACGCTCCCCGTCGAAACGCTCATCGCGGCAACCGAGCGAGGCCGTACTCCGGAGCACGGCTGCTCCCGGGAAGAGGCAGCTATCTGCCTCCTGTGCCGCTCGTCGCAATCGGTCGCGGAGATCGCCGCGTATCGACGAATTCCCCTGGGCGTCGCACGAGTCCTGGTGTCCGACCTCGCCGACCGTGGCCTGGTGACAGTGCAAGACATGCGACTGGCCCCCGGCGATCGTCCCAGCATCAGCTTCATGGAGCGGGTTCTTCGTGGTCTTCACGCCATGACGTAG
- a CDS encoding alpha/beta fold hydrolase: protein MSLSGTDPAWLPPGFEIRTAHTNGVRLSAAVGGSGPLVVLVHGWPQTGRAWAKVMPALAEHHTVLVPDLRGSGASERPVDGYTKTNQADDIRGLITALGLTGPAVVVGHDIGSMIAFAWALHRPEDLAAVVLLDAFLPGVDLEESMNVVTGGSWHFGFFMTPHIPEMLFDGHELEFITATFTALSAKPTFTDSELAFYADAYRGRDRLRGGFGHYRTLLDDGRENLAALAEHPVTVPVLSIGGRDSVGEQTTEALRPHVENLTGLIAPTGHFVAEEAPDWLVRTLRTYLAETIEPQPSGATVL, encoded by the coding sequence ATGTCCCTTTCCGGTACCGACCCCGCGTGGTTGCCCCCGGGCTTCGAAATCCGTACCGCGCACACCAACGGCGTCCGGTTGTCCGCCGCGGTCGGCGGTAGCGGGCCGCTGGTGGTCCTGGTGCACGGCTGGCCCCAGACGGGCCGCGCGTGGGCGAAAGTCATGCCGGCCCTGGCCGAGCACCACACCGTGCTCGTGCCCGACTTGCGTGGCAGCGGCGCCAGCGAGCGTCCGGTCGACGGCTACACCAAGACCAACCAGGCCGACGACATCCGCGGTCTGATCACCGCGCTCGGGCTGACCGGACCGGCCGTGGTGGTCGGCCACGACATCGGCAGCATGATTGCCTTCGCCTGGGCCCTGCACCGGCCCGAGGACCTCGCCGCGGTCGTGCTGCTCGACGCCTTCCTGCCCGGGGTCGATCTGGAGGAGTCGATGAACGTCGTCACCGGCGGCTCCTGGCACTTCGGCTTCTTCATGACCCCGCACATCCCGGAGATGCTGTTCGACGGTCACGAACTGGAGTTCATCACGGCGACGTTCACCGCCCTGAGCGCGAAGCCGACGTTCACCGACTCCGAACTCGCCTTCTACGCCGATGCCTATCGCGGACGCGACCGTCTCCGCGGCGGTTTCGGGCACTACCGCACGCTGCTCGACGACGGCCGGGAGAACCTGGCGGCCCTCGCCGAGCATCCGGTGACCGTCCCGGTGCTGTCCATCGGTGGCCGGGACTCCGTCGGCGAGCAGACGACGGAGGCGCTGCGGCCCCACGTCGAGAACCTGACGGGCCTGATCGCCCCCACCGGTCACTTCGTCGCCGAGGAAGCCCCGGACTGGCTCGTCCGAACGCTGCGCACGTACCTCGCCGAGACCATTGAGCCCCAACCGAGCGGCGCCACCGTCCTATGA
- a CDS encoding TetR/AcrR family transcriptional regulator codes for MTETAKPRRLTPKGRATRNRIIEAATELVARHGVAGTGIDEVRAAAGVSGSQLYHYFDSKQALIRAVITRQADAALDAGEPRIGALDSFEALRAWADAAIERQLENECRGDCSLGSLAGELSTSDEESRTDIADGFLRWKALILNGLQAMRDRGELRADTDLDELSFALLTALQGGVLLSQTIRHIQPLEASMNAALAYVRSFAPGARSPGSG; via the coding sequence GTGACCGAGACGGCGAAGCCACGACGTTTGACCCCGAAGGGGCGGGCCACCAGGAACCGGATCATCGAAGCCGCGACCGAGCTGGTCGCCCGGCACGGCGTGGCGGGCACCGGCATCGACGAGGTCCGCGCCGCCGCGGGAGTGAGTGGTTCGCAGCTGTACCACTACTTCGACAGCAAACAGGCCCTGATCCGGGCGGTGATCACCCGTCAGGCCGACGCCGCACTCGACGCCGGGGAGCCCCGTATCGGCGCGCTGGACAGCTTCGAGGCACTACGCGCCTGGGCGGACGCCGCGATCGAACGCCAGCTCGAGAACGAGTGCCGCGGCGACTGCAGCCTCGGCTCCCTCGCCGGCGAACTGAGCACCAGCGACGAGGAATCCCGCACCGACATCGCCGACGGATTCCTGCGCTGGAAGGCCCTGATCCTCAACGGCCTGCAGGCCATGCGCGATCGCGGCGAACTGCGTGCCGACACCGATCTCGACGAGCTCTCTTTCGCACTATTGACGGCGCTGCAGGGCGGAGTTCTGCTCTCCCAGACCATCCGCCACATCCAGCCGTTGGAAGCATCGATGAACGCCGCGCTGGCCTACGTCCGGTCTTTTGCCCCGGGAGCCCGGTCGCCGGGCAGCGGGTGA
- a CDS encoding SDR family NAD(P)-dependent oxidoreductase, translating into MTTTEQRGRTALVTGATAGIGRAVALHLAASGIDVIAHGRDPERGAQLVKEITEDGGTARFVTADLTKTEEVRALAEEAGEIDILVNNAGIYAFTNTPDTTAESFDRQFAVNTRAPFLLVAALASGMAARGHGSIVNITSTAATSPAPIGSAYGASKAAVELLTRSWATEFGARGVRVNGVSPGPVRTAGTTAMLGDDVEMLGRANLRERIGEPDEIARVVGFLVDSDSSYINGTVIVANGGEPSALPA; encoded by the coding sequence ATGACCACCACTGAACAGCGCGGGCGCACGGCCTTGGTGACCGGCGCGACCGCGGGCATCGGCCGTGCCGTCGCCCTGCACCTGGCGGCCAGCGGGATCGACGTGATCGCCCACGGCCGCGACCCCGAACGCGGTGCCCAATTGGTGAAGGAGATCACCGAGGACGGTGGCACCGCGCGGTTCGTGACCGCGGACCTGACGAAAACCGAGGAGGTCCGGGCCCTGGCCGAGGAGGCCGGGGAGATCGACATCCTCGTGAACAACGCCGGGATCTATGCCTTCACGAACACTCCCGACACCACTGCCGAGAGCTTCGACCGGCAGTTCGCGGTCAACACCCGAGCCCCGTTCCTGCTCGTCGCGGCGCTGGCCTCCGGCATGGCCGCGCGCGGGCACGGATCCATCGTCAACATCACCTCGACCGCCGCCACGTCCCCCGCGCCGATCGGCTCCGCCTACGGCGCTTCGAAAGCCGCTGTCGAACTGCTGACCCGCTCCTGGGCCACCGAGTTCGGCGCGCGCGGCGTCCGCGTCAACGGCGTCTCCCCCGGGCCGGTCCGCACCGCGGGAACCACCGCGATGCTCGGCGACGACGTCGAGATGCTCGGCCGGGCCAACCTCCGCGAGCGGATCGGCGAACCGGACGAGATCGCCCGTGTCGTCGGCTTCCTCGTGGACTCCGACAGCAGCTACATCAACGGCACCGTCATCGTCGCCAACGGCGGGGAGCCCAGCGCCCTGCCCGCCTGA
- a CDS encoding beta-L-arabinofuranosidase domain-containing protein gives MTASYTRRQWLRAVGATTLASAAGPAFGGVFADAATGAVPAAIGVAASPFALGQVRLTASRWLDNQNRTQSYLRFVDVDRLLYNFRANHRLSTNGAASNGGWDAPSFPFRSHVQGHFLTAWAQLWAVAGDTTSRDKATYMVAELAKCQAGNSAAGFTAGYLSGFPEADFDSLEAGRLSNGNVPYYCVHKTMAGLLDVWRYVGSTQARDVLLNLAAWVDRRTGRLGYSQMQSVLGTEFGGMNAVLTDLALDTGDTRWLAVAQRFDHAAVFDPLAAGRDQLNGLHANTQIPKWIGAAREYQATGTTRYRDIATTAWTITVGAHTYAIGGNSQAEHFRAPNAIAAYLNQDTCESCNTYNMLKLTRELITLYPDRADLADYYERALLNQMIGQQNPADGHGHVTYFSSLNPGGRRGLGPAWGGGTWSTDYNSFWCCQGSGLETQTKLADSIYFRTGTTLIVNQFLPSVLTWTERGITVTQTTSFPAGDTTTLGITGNVGGAWDLRIRIPGWTSGATVAVNGVAQNIATTPGSYATVTRSWTTGDTVTVRLPMKVVLRPANDNTNVAAVTYGPVVLAGNYGNSTLTGLPALDPSSITRTSSSTLSFSAKANGATVGLVPFYDAQGFTYTVYWNTGGPASHLVNVGSGLLLGIENMSTADGGRALQWTDNGTADHNWEIVADGTAVRFRNVNSGKVLGVQDMSTMDGAQVLQWADNGTADHRWTVVDQGDGTAKIRNVNSGKLLTVANGSATAGAFAVQGPDNGAAANRWRIVPTG, from the coding sequence GTGACCGCTTCCTACACCCGGCGGCAGTGGCTGCGCGCCGTCGGTGCCACCACTCTCGCTTCCGCCGCCGGACCGGCCTTCGGCGGGGTGTTCGCCGACGCGGCGACCGGTGCGGTGCCCGCGGCGATCGGCGTGGCCGCCTCCCCGTTCGCCCTCGGCCAGGTGCGGCTCACCGCGAGCCGGTGGCTGGACAACCAGAACCGGACGCAGAGCTACCTGCGCTTCGTCGACGTCGACCGGCTGCTGTACAACTTCCGGGCCAACCACCGGCTCTCCACCAACGGTGCCGCGAGCAACGGGGGCTGGGACGCGCCGAGCTTCCCGTTCCGCAGCCACGTGCAGGGGCACTTCCTGACGGCGTGGGCGCAGCTGTGGGCGGTCGCCGGCGACACCACCTCCCGGGACAAGGCCACCTACATGGTCGCCGAACTGGCCAAGTGCCAAGCCGGCAACAGCGCGGCCGGGTTCACCGCCGGCTACCTGTCCGGCTTTCCCGAAGCCGACTTCGACAGCCTCGAGGCCGGTCGCCTGTCGAACGGCAACGTGCCGTACTACTGCGTCCACAAGACCATGGCCGGCCTGCTCGACGTGTGGCGGTACGTCGGCAGCACCCAGGCCCGCGACGTCCTGCTGAACCTGGCGGCGTGGGTCGACCGGCGAACCGGCCGGCTCGGCTACAGCCAGATGCAGTCGGTGCTGGGCACCGAGTTCGGCGGCATGAACGCCGTGCTGACCGATCTCGCCCTGGACACCGGCGACACGCGGTGGCTGGCCGTCGCCCAGCGGTTCGACCACGCCGCCGTGTTCGACCCGCTGGCGGCCGGCCGTGACCAGCTCAACGGGCTGCACGCCAACACCCAGATCCCGAAGTGGATCGGCGCCGCGCGGGAGTACCAAGCCACGGGCACCACCCGCTACCGGGACATCGCCACCACCGCGTGGACGATCACCGTCGGCGCGCACACCTACGCCATCGGCGGAAACAGCCAGGCCGAGCACTTCCGCGCACCCAACGCCATCGCCGCGTACCTGAACCAGGACACGTGCGAAAGCTGCAATACCTACAACATGCTCAAGCTGACCAGGGAACTGATCACGCTCTACCCGGACCGCGCCGACCTGGCCGACTACTACGAGCGGGCGCTGCTCAACCAGATGATCGGCCAGCAGAACCCGGCCGACGGCCACGGGCACGTCACCTACTTCAGCTCGCTCAACCCGGGCGGCCGCCGCGGCCTGGGCCCGGCGTGGGGCGGCGGCACGTGGAGCACCGACTACAACTCGTTCTGGTGCTGCCAGGGCAGCGGGCTGGAGACCCAGACCAAGCTCGCCGACTCGATCTACTTCCGCACCGGCACGACGCTGATCGTGAACCAGTTCCTGCCCTCGGTGCTCACCTGGACCGAGCGCGGCATCACCGTCACCCAGACGACGTCCTTCCCGGCCGGCGACACGACCACGCTGGGGATCACCGGGAACGTCGGCGGGGCCTGGGACCTGCGCATCCGCATCCCGGGCTGGACCAGCGGGGCGACCGTCGCCGTCAACGGCGTGGCCCAGAACATCGCCACCACCCCCGGCAGCTACGCCACCGTGACCCGCTCGTGGACCACCGGCGACACGGTCACCGTCCGGCTGCCGATGAAGGTCGTCCTGCGGCCGGCCAACGACAACACGAACGTCGCGGCGGTCACCTACGGGCCGGTGGTCCTGGCGGGCAACTACGGGAACAGCACGCTCACCGGGCTGCCCGCCCTCGACCCGAGCTCGATCACCCGGACCAGCAGCAGCACGCTGTCCTTCAGTGCCAAAGCGAACGGTGCCACGGTGGGCTTGGTGCCGTTCTACGACGCGCAGGGCTTCACCTACACGGTGTACTGGAACACCGGCGGGCCGGCCTCCCACTTGGTCAACGTGGGAAGCGGGCTCCTGCTGGGCATCGAGAACATGTCCACCGCCGACGGCGGCCGCGCGCTGCAGTGGACCGACAACGGCACCGCGGACCACAACTGGGAGATCGTCGCCGACGGGACCGCGGTCCGCTTCCGCAACGTCAACAGCGGCAAGGTGCTCGGCGTGCAGGACATGTCCACAATGGACGGCGCGCAAGTCCTGCAGTGGGCGGACAACGGCACCGCCGATCACCGGTGGACGGTCGTCGACCAGGGCGACGGCACGGCGAAGATCCGCAACGTCAACAGCGGCAAGCTGCTCACGGTGGCGAACGGCTCGGCCACCGCCGGCGCGTTCGCCGTCCAGGGACCCGACAACGGCGCCGCCGCCAACCGGTGGCGGATCGTCCCGACCGGCTGA
- a CDS encoding ATP-binding protein has translation MTKSTAAVHRTIVVVDVEGFGAWQRTNHHQLAVRRGLYSCLRTSFDSAGIPWESCEKEDRGDGVFVLAPPEVPKSLFVESLPARVVDAFAEHNRLHGPEARIRLRLAVHAGEINYDDHGVTAASVNLTFRLVNSSELRAALAGSRGILALIASHWFFDEVVRHSITARPGTYRNVTVSAKETVTSAWIALPDNPYRDIVDPARQPSPAAGAERRVLPVPRHLPASTAHYTGRVADIAKLDSLLVEPGASGPGETSIFLIVGAAGMGKTALAVHWAHAVRSQFTDGDIYIDLHGYDPVAPTPLEQILERVLRALGVTTRNMPADLEGQAALYRSLLADRRVLIVLDNAATPEQVRPLLPGSATCRVLITSRHRMSGLVAREGAARLTLDPLHPTEAYSLLEQIVGEDRVAAEGAAAAEITRACAYLPLALRIAAERVAAHPRLTLAELARQLSGERDRLDLLAADDDESTAVRVVFSWSYRALPPAVSHVFRLLGLHSGPDISIPAAAALTNLTIEQARRNLDALASVHLVEEVDHNRYRLHDLLRLYAAERAGEDETEADRGDAKLRLLTWYLHSADAADRQLAPLRRHAPLGEPPAGCCPLTFETQGRAWQWCEAERLNLVAATRQASAESHLDIAWQLPTALWGYFTLRTPWVDWISAYRIGLAAAEQQAERSGYAWLLAGLGIAYRNLRRYDDAIDSFERALAIWRELGDRYAEAWTLGSLSITLWELERFTDALARSQDALTLFRAVDSPHGESVALHCFGDACRGLGRYVEAIDYLQQALHLRRRSGDPGGESQILKSLGDTYRDLDELDKAEEHYRQALGMWREVGDRWSEARSLTSIGDIAKILGNIDTAVECWRQALAICEELGAPQTAEIHARLNHEANAPSDKSH, from the coding sequence TCGTGGTCGACGTCGAGGGGTTCGGCGCGTGGCAACGGACGAATCACCACCAGCTCGCGGTCCGGCGCGGGCTCTACAGCTGCCTGCGGACCTCCTTCGACAGCGCCGGCATCCCTTGGGAATCCTGTGAAAAGGAAGACCGCGGTGACGGCGTCTTCGTTCTCGCGCCGCCGGAAGTGCCGAAAAGCCTGTTCGTGGAGTCACTTCCCGCCCGGGTGGTGGACGCATTCGCGGAGCACAACCGCCTGCACGGGCCCGAAGCCCGCATCAGGTTGCGGCTCGCGGTGCACGCGGGAGAAATCAACTACGACGACCACGGCGTCACAGCCGCGTCCGTGAACCTGACGTTTCGCCTCGTGAACTCTTCCGAGTTGAGGGCCGCTCTGGCAGGGTCGCGGGGCATTCTCGCACTCATCGCGTCGCACTGGTTCTTCGACGAGGTGGTGCGGCACAGCATCACCGCCAGGCCTGGCACTTACCGAAATGTGACTGTCTCGGCCAAAGAGACCGTCACTTCGGCGTGGATCGCCCTGCCGGACAACCCCTACCGCGACATCGTCGACCCAGCGAGACAGCCAAGTCCCGCAGCGGGCGCCGAACGCCGAGTGCTGCCTGTACCCCGGCATCTCCCGGCGAGCACCGCCCACTACACCGGCCGCGTCGCCGACATCGCCAAGCTCGACTCGTTGCTTGTCGAGCCCGGGGCGAGCGGGCCCGGAGAGACCTCGATATTCCTGATCGTCGGCGCCGCCGGTATGGGCAAGACCGCGCTGGCCGTGCACTGGGCACACGCTGTGAGAAGCCAGTTCACCGACGGCGACATCTACATCGATCTGCACGGCTACGACCCGGTCGCGCCCACACCGCTCGAGCAGATCCTGGAACGGGTGCTCAGAGCGCTGGGTGTCACCACCCGGAACATGCCGGCGGACCTCGAGGGACAGGCGGCGCTCTACCGCTCATTGCTGGCCGACCGGCGTGTACTGATCGTCCTCGACAACGCCGCCACACCAGAGCAAGTCCGCCCGTTGCTCCCCGGATCGGCCACGTGCCGAGTGCTCATCACCAGCCGCCACCGGATGTCCGGTCTGGTCGCCCGGGAGGGCGCCGCCCGGTTGACCCTCGATCCGCTTCACCCGACGGAGGCGTACTCCCTCCTGGAGCAAATCGTCGGTGAAGACCGGGTCGCGGCCGAGGGTGCTGCGGCTGCCGAGATCACGCGCGCGTGCGCATACCTTCCGCTCGCGCTGCGCATCGCCGCCGAACGCGTCGCCGCGCACCCCAGACTCACCCTTGCCGAACTCGCTCGCCAACTGTCCGGCGAACGCGACCGGCTCGACCTGTTGGCCGCGGACGACGACGAGAGCACGGCCGTGCGCGTCGTGTTCTCCTGGTCCTACCGGGCGCTGCCGCCGGCCGTTTCCCACGTGTTCCGCTTGCTCGGCCTGCACTCCGGGCCGGACATCTCGATCCCGGCTGCCGCGGCGCTGACCAACCTCACCATCGAGCAGGCTCGGCGCAACCTCGACGCCCTCGCCAGCGTGCACCTCGTGGAGGAGGTCGACCACAACCGCTACCGTCTCCACGACCTGCTTCGGTTGTACGCCGCGGAACGCGCCGGCGAGGACGAAACCGAAGCCGACCGCGGTGACGCCAAACTGCGTCTGCTGACGTGGTACCTGCATTCCGCCGACGCCGCCGATCGTCAACTCGCGCCACTTCGACGACATGCGCCGCTCGGCGAACCACCCGCCGGCTGCTGTCCGCTGACCTTCGAAACCCAGGGGCGGGCTTGGCAGTGGTGCGAGGCGGAACGCCTCAACCTCGTCGCCGCGACTCGACAGGCCTCGGCCGAGTCGCACCTGGACATCGCTTGGCAGCTCCCGACCGCGTTGTGGGGCTATTTCACGCTGCGGACTCCCTGGGTCGACTGGATCAGTGCCTACCGCATCGGGCTCGCCGCGGCTGAGCAGCAGGCCGAACGGAGCGGATACGCTTGGCTGCTCGCGGGTCTGGGAATCGCCTACCGCAACCTCCGCCGGTACGACGACGCGATCGACAGCTTCGAGCGCGCACTCGCTATCTGGCGCGAACTCGGCGACCGTTACGCCGAGGCGTGGACCCTGGGAAGCCTGAGCATCACCTTGTGGGAACTGGAGCGGTTCACCGATGCCTTGGCCCGTTCCCAGGATGCGCTCACGCTGTTTCGCGCAGTGGACAGCCCCCACGGCGAGAGCGTGGCCCTGCACTGCTTCGGCGACGCCTGCCGCGGTCTCGGACGGTACGTCGAGGCGATCGATTATCTCCAGCAGGCACTGCACTTGCGACGTCGGAGCGGCGACCCGGGCGGTGAATCCCAGATCCTCAAAAGCCTCGGGGACACCTACCGGGACCTCGACGAACTCGACAAGGCCGAAGAGCACTACCGGCAGGCGCTCGGGATGTGGCGTGAGGTCGGCGACCGCTGGAGCGAAGCGAGGAGCCTCACCTCCATCGGTGACATAGCGAAGATCCTCGGCAACATCGACACGGCGGTCGAATGCTGGCGTCAGGCACTGGCGATCTGCGAGGAACTCGGTGCCCCACAGACCGCGGAGATCCACGCCCGGCTGAACCACGAGGCGAACGCACCTTCGGACAAGAGCCACTGA
- a CDS encoding glycosyltransferase yields the protein MTDLTTQRGLYAGPAPTVSKDLYAEVCTGSAVRDRDAVRLAPATKVSGNTYFGRFPASYWQRWSTVTEVSVEAVVTGTGLLSMGASDVEGEPRVVAAEQVADVKQTKVTLTAQLDKFYDGGALWLDLETEGGQTLRVEQVRWTVEAPEKIRPTAVTICTMNRADDCLKNLQALAADVSSLETLDAIYVADQGTDLVESRDGFEQVAKDLADKLHYIKQPNLGGAGGFTRGLYEVAGHTATEHANVLFMDDDVLLEPDLVIRMTAFSNRAANPIIVGGQMLNLFHPNQLHVGAEYARLNTLEPGQPVEHSLTTADLLGVDEETLKPNRQERRLDAGYNGWWSCLIPYEVVQATGYPMPFFFQWDDAEYSYRARAHGFPTVTLPGAGVWHADFHMKDWDEWHRYFNLRNSIITAALHSPFNLNLLSRVLLAQLVRYLLGMQYGLSATLIKAVEDFLEGPEILRDGGVEAMKEIRRIRDQYPETKRHKATDVPGIASNDIGIINSAPPPSRTVVVLIKRLLDQTRGRHRFGLGAVPADEAHWWHTSLFTTVVVTDAGQDGVRVRSYDRAKTLDLAKRGIRVIQRLRKEGSAVQEQYKRAMPELTSRENWARLYDL from the coding sequence ATGACCGACCTCACCACGCAGCGCGGCCTCTACGCGGGCCCGGCGCCGACCGTCAGCAAGGACCTCTACGCCGAGGTCTGCACCGGTTCGGCGGTCCGGGACCGCGACGCGGTCCGGCTGGCCCCGGCCACGAAGGTGTCGGGTAACACGTACTTCGGGCGGTTCCCGGCCTCCTACTGGCAGCGCTGGTCCACGGTGACCGAGGTGTCGGTCGAGGCCGTCGTCACCGGCACCGGGCTGCTGTCGATGGGCGCCTCCGACGTCGAAGGCGAACCCCGCGTCGTCGCCGCCGAGCAGGTCGCCGACGTCAAGCAGACCAAGGTCACGCTGACCGCGCAGCTGGACAAGTTCTACGACGGCGGCGCGCTGTGGCTCGACCTCGAAACCGAAGGCGGCCAGACCCTGCGCGTCGAGCAGGTCCGCTGGACCGTCGAAGCCCCGGAGAAGATCCGCCCGACCGCGGTGACGATCTGCACGATGAACCGCGCCGACGACTGCCTGAAAAACCTGCAGGCCCTCGCCGCGGACGTCTCCTCGCTGGAGACCCTCGACGCGATCTACGTCGCCGACCAGGGCACCGACCTCGTCGAATCCCGCGACGGGTTCGAGCAGGTCGCCAAGGACCTCGCCGACAAGCTGCACTACATCAAGCAACCCAACCTCGGCGGCGCCGGCGGCTTCACCCGCGGCCTCTACGAGGTCGCCGGACACACCGCCACCGAGCACGCGAACGTCCTGTTCATGGACGACGACGTGCTGCTCGAGCCGGACCTGGTGATCCGGATGACGGCGTTCTCCAACCGCGCCGCCAACCCGATCATCGTCGGCGGGCAGATGCTCAACCTGTTCCACCCCAATCAGCTGCACGTCGGCGCCGAGTACGCCCGCCTCAACACCCTCGAGCCCGGCCAGCCCGTCGAGCACTCCCTCACCACCGCCGACCTGCTCGGCGTGGACGAGGAGACCCTGAAGCCGAACCGGCAGGAACGCCGCCTCGATGCCGGGTACAACGGCTGGTGGTCGTGCCTGATCCCGTACGAGGTCGTGCAGGCCACCGGGTACCCGATGCCGTTCTTCTTCCAGTGGGACGACGCGGAGTACTCCTACCGGGCCCGCGCGCACGGCTTCCCGACGGTGACGTTGCCGGGGGCGGGGGTGTGGCACGCGGACTTCCACATGAAGGACTGGGACGAGTGGCACCGGTACTTCAACCTGCGCAACTCGATCATCACCGCGGCGCTGCACTCGCCGTTCAACCTCAACCTGCTCTCGCGGGTCCTGCTCGCGCAGCTGGTGCGGTACCTGCTGGGGATGCAGTACGGGCTGTCGGCGACGTTGATCAAGGCGGTCGAGGACTTCCTGGAGGGCCCGGAGATCCTGCGTGACGGCGGGGTCGAGGCGATGAAGGAGATCCGCCGGATCCGCGACCAGTACCCGGAGACCAAGCGGCACAAGGCCACCGACGTCCCGGGCATCGCCTCCAACGACATCGGCATCATCAACAGCGCGCCGCCGCCGAGCCGGACCGTCGTGGTCCTGATCAAGCGGCTGCTCGACCAGACGAGGGGCCGCCACCGGTTCGGTCTCGGCGCCGTCCCCGCGGACGAAGCTCATTGGTGGCACACGTCGCTGTTCACCACCGTGGTGGTCACCGACGCCGGCCAGGACGGCGTCCGCGTCCGGTCCTACGACCGGGCCAAGACCCTGGACCTGGCCAAGCGCGGCATCCGCGTGATCCAGCGACTGCGCAAGGAAGGGTCGGCGGTGCAGGAGCAGTACAAGCGCGCCATGCCGGAGCTGACCTCACGCGAGAACTGGGCGCGGCTCTACGACCTCTGA